GGCAGGCTCTCCGCCCGCGCGCTGCACACGATGCAGGAGCGCAGGATCTCGGCGGCCTTCGTGGTGGAGGCCGGCAAGCCCGTCGGCCTTGTCACCGTGCTGCAGCTGCTCAACGTCGGGGCGGCCTGAGCCTTGGGCTGGATGCTCTCGGCTTACCTCGGGTTTGCGCGCGTCTCCGGCCCGCTCTGGCGGCGCGCGCTTGAGAAACGGGTGACCAAGGGCAAGCTAGCGGCGGATCGCGTAGACGAACGCTTCGGCAAGGGCCTGCCTGCGCGCCCGGAAGGGCAGGTGCTGTGGTTCCATGCTTTGAGCGTGGGGGAAAGCCTCGCGCTGTTGCCGCTGATCGAGCGGGCAGGGCAGGCGCTGCCGGAGGCGCATTTCCTGCTCACCACCACCACACAGGCCTCCGCAGACGCGCTGGCAAAGGTCGGCCTGCCGCCGCGCTGCCAGCATCAGTTTCTGCCCGTTGATACGCTGCCCGCCGTGCGCCGCTTTCTGGATCACTGGCAGCCTGCGGTGGGGGTGTTTTCCGAGATGGATTTCTGGCCGGCCGTGATCGTGGAGGCCGACAAACGCGGCATTCCGCTGGCGCTGATCAACAGCCGCTTCTACGCGCGCAGCGTGGAGAGCCGCGGCAAGCTGCGCGGGCTCTATGCGGATGTGCTGTCGCGCTTCTCCATCTGCCTCGTGCAGGAGGCGGAGTCTGCCAAACACTTCGCCGAGTTTGGCGTGGCGCCGGAGAAGATCACCGTCACCGGGGCATTGAAAGGTGCGGCCCAGCCGTTGGCAGCGGATGCGGACACGCTTGCGGATCTGAAAGCCCGGATCGGGGCGCGCCCCGTCTGGCTGGCGGCGGCCACGGAAGCGGGCGAGGATCACGCCATGCTCGCCGCGCACAGCACTTTGCGCAAAACCCACCCGGACGCGCTTCTGATCATGGCCCCGCGCAACATCGCTGTGGGCCCCGCCCTTGCGGCCCGCGCGGGCACATTGTTTGACAGTGTGGGCCTGCGCTCGGCGGGCGATCTGCCGGATGCGGAAACGGCCGTCTACGTGGCTGACACGATGGGCGAGATGGGGCTCTGGTATCGCCTCGCGCAGGCGGCTTTCGTGGGCCATTCGCTGCCGGTGCG
The sequence above is drawn from the Pseudoruegeria sp. SHC-113 genome and encodes:
- a CDS encoding 3-deoxy-D-manno-octulosonic acid transferase yields the protein MLSAYLGFARVSGPLWRRALEKRVTKGKLAADRVDERFGKGLPARPEGQVLWFHALSVGESLALLPLIERAGQALPEAHFLLTTTTQASADALAKVGLPPRCQHQFLPVDTLPAVRRFLDHWQPAVGVFSEMDFWPAVIVEADKRGIPLALINSRFYARSVESRGKLRGLYADVLSRFSICLVQEAESAKHFAEFGVAPEKITVTGALKGAAQPLAADADTLADLKARIGARPVWLAAATEAGEDHAMLAAHSTLRKTHPDALLIMAPRNIAVGPALAARAGTLFDSVGLRSAGDLPDAETAVYVADTMGEMGLWYRLAQAAFVGHSLPVREEPYLGKNPFEAAALGCVILHGPEVEDFAETYAKLQAADAAIEVPMTAALPGLLSRALDPVLAEAYTKAARGVVAAEAQVLDTTWRAIAALLPAP